A segment of the Streptomyces sp. NBC_01235 genome:
TCATGATGTCCCGTCGCCCCTTCTCAGCGCTCGAACTTCCAGGTGACCGAGTCGGCGCCGGCCTTCACCACGCTGACGGGGATGTCGACGCTCTTGCCGTCGCTCTCCTTGCCCACGCAGGTGACGGTGGCGCCGGCCACGGCCTTCAGACCGGTGGGGCAGGTCACGGAGACCTTCTTCCCGACCCACGGCAGCGGGTGGTACTTGCTCTGGATGCGGCCCGTGACGATGTTCGGGGCCAGCGCCTTGTGGCCG
Coding sequences within it:
- a CDS encoding DUF4333 domain-containing protein, coding for MQHSKFVVGAIGGAAAVVALGGLGTYLLSGTESTTGLDSAGTVMVDGHKALAPNIVTGRIQSKYHPLPWVGKKVSVTCPTGLKAVAGATVTCVGKESDGKSVDIPVSVVKAGADSVTWKFER